In Polaribacter sp. L3A8, a genomic segment contains:
- a CDS encoding anti-sigma factor has protein sequence MKKILNLAIAFAIATTFVACSDDDNNNNNLPTTGSLTVDFTGLEELGADFVYEGWLIVNGSPVSTGTFTSVSFPQTYIVGIDDLEAATTFVLSIEPAGETGAAALAPAATKVLAGDFSGNSANVTSTGIVGDFSNSWGKYILATPTDADTTNEASGVWFLDNTIEPAVAGLSLPTLPEGWKYEGWVVLNGTPVSTGTFTAVDAADDNAASSPFKGAVNNGPGYPGEDYVIGSAAGVDFPTDLKGKTVVISVEPSPDNSAAPFALKPLAHVVPADAENHTVISMGAGPLAVLTGSVIR, from the coding sequence ATGAAAAAAATTTTAAATTTAGCAATCGCATTTGCAATCGCAACAACTTTTGTAGCTTGTAGTGATGATGACAACAACAACAACAATTTACCAACAACAGGAAGTTTAACAGTAGACTTTACAGGTTTAGAAGAATTAGGAGCTGATTTCGTTTACGAAGGATGGTTAATTGTAAATGGTAGCCCAGTAAGTACAGGTACTTTTACAAGTGTGTCTTTTCCGCAAACATATATTGTAGGAATTGATGACTTAGAAGCAGCAACAACATTTGTTTTATCTATTGAGCCAGCAGGAGAAACCGGAGCAGCAGCTTTAGCGCCAGCAGCAACTAAAGTTTTAGCAGGAGATTTTTCTGGAAATTCTGCAAATGTTACTTCTACAGGAATTGTAGGTGATTTTAGTAATTCTTGGGGTAAATATATTTTAGCAACGCCAACCGATGCAGATACTACGAATGAAGCAAGCGGAGTTTGGTTTTTAGATAATACGATTGAGCCAGCAGTTGCAGGTTTAAGTTTACCAACTTTACCTGAAGGATGGAAATATGAAGGATGGGTTGTTTTAAATGGAACACCAGTAAGTACAGGTACATTTACTGCAGTTGACGCAGCAGATGATAACGCAGCAAGTTCACCTTTTAAAGGGGCTGTAAATAACGGACCAGGTTATCCAGGAGAAGATTATGTTATAGGATCTGCAGCAGGTGTAGATTTTCCAACAGATTTAAAAGGTAAAACAGTAGTAATTTCTGTAGAGCCAAGTCCAGATAATAGTGCTGCACCATTTGCATTAAAACCTTTAGCGCATGTTGTACCAGCAGATGCAGAAAACCATACAGTAATTTCTATGGGAGCAGGACCATTAGCAGTTTTAACAGGAAGTGTAATTAGATAA
- a CDS encoding Crp/Fnr family transcriptional regulator, translating into MNNLWFFDNVNLFNLLCPHKFKEYKKCHNFDAYKKSDYIYFEEDAASKVYLIEKGKVKIGYYNEDGTEVVKAILTKGELFGEKAILGEETRNEFAQSVDASTSICPIGVDTMHDLMRDNKTFSLKIYKFLGFRFKKLERRLQLILFKDSKTRFLEFMKELCEEYGHDCEKTGDKIIEHPYTQKDIASLIGTSRSNLNVLMNELKDANIITFNRKEIRLLQKIA; encoded by the coding sequence ATGAATAACTTATGGTTTTTTGATAATGTAAACTTATTTAATCTACTTTGTCCACACAAATTTAAAGAATATAAAAAGTGTCATAATTTTGATGCTTATAAAAAAAGTGATTACATCTACTTTGAAGAAGACGCAGCAAGTAAGGTTTATTTAATAGAAAAAGGAAAAGTTAAAATTGGGTACTATAATGAAGATGGTACCGAAGTGGTAAAAGCAATTTTAACAAAAGGAGAATTGTTTGGAGAAAAAGCCATTTTAGGAGAAGAAACAAGAAATGAATTTGCCCAATCTGTAGATGCATCTACGTCAATTTGTCCAATAGGAGTAGACACTATGCACGATTTAATGCGTGATAACAAAACCTTTAGTTTAAAAATATATAAATTTTTAGGTTTTCGTTTTAAAAAATTAGAAAGAAGATTACAATTAATTTTATTTAAAGATTCTAAAACTAGGTTTTTAGAATTTATGAAAGAATTGTGCGAGGAGTATGGGCATGATTGTGAAAAAACAGGAGATAAAATAATAGAACACCCTTATACCCAAAAAGATATTGCATCCTTAATTGGTACCTCTAGGTCTAATTTAAATGTGTTAATGAATGAGTTAAAAGATGCAAATATTATTACATTTAATAGAAAAGAAATAAGATTACTTCAAAAAATTGCATAA
- a CDS encoding peptidoglycan DD-metalloendopeptidase family protein, whose translation MNTEKFNHFLSQISKDPISVIDASISLDNYYPIAISSKNKELLSFDISSSTEWETYLKSFLKKINAEVAFGGYLEKRNIYDRSTYFKNQSKEKQRNIHLGIDLWCAEKTKVLAALDGELHSFKNNENYGDYGPTIILKHQIEKEVFYTLYGHLSLASIENLKIGDTVLQGNTIGYLGGSSVNGDYAPHLHFQIIRDLEDNFGDYPGVSSEENIAFYQKNCPNPNLLLKLVI comes from the coding sequence ATGAATACCGAAAAATTTAATCATTTTTTAAGCCAAATATCAAAAGATCCAATATCTGTAATTGATGCAAGTATTTCTTTAGACAATTATTACCCGATAGCTATTTCATCAAAAAATAAAGAGTTATTAAGTTTTGATATTTCTTCATCCACAGAATGGGAAACATATTTGAAATCTTTTCTCAAAAAAATTAACGCTGAAGTTGCATTTGGTGGTTATTTAGAAAAAAGAAATATCTACGACAGAAGTACTTATTTTAAGAATCAATCTAAAGAAAAACAGAGAAACATTCATTTAGGTATTGATTTATGGTGTGCTGAAAAAACAAAAGTATTAGCAGCTTTAGATGGAGAATTACATAGTTTTAAAAATAATGAGAATTATGGAGACTATGGCCCAACGATTATTTTAAAACATCAAATAGAAAAAGAGGTGTTTTATACTTTATATGGACATTTATCGTTAGCATCCATAGAAAACTTAAAAATAGGAGATACTGTTTTACAGGGAAATACCATTGGATATTTAGGTGGTTCTTCTGTAAATGGCGATTATGCACCACATTTACATTTTCAAATTATTAGAGATTTAGAAGATAATTTTGGAGATTATCCAGGAGTTTCATCCGAAGAAAATATAGCATTTTATCAAAAAAATTGTCCTAACCCCAATTTATTACTAAAATTAGTTATTTAA
- a CDS encoding IS1595 family transposase: MNIFKGQNLLEFADRFKTDEDCKKYLADIKWKDGFQCVKCGHKKAQIRKDFSRTCNICSHQESSTSNTLFHKVKFGVRKAFFIVFEMSTSTKSLSASYVAVRFSVTENTARLFMLKIIEAMESSGNSPMTGIVHVDEFVLGGREKDKVGRSYNAKKKKAITAVELTQDGKVKRMYAMRIEDFSASYLQYIFVNHISREAKVITDKWRGYRPIAKVYNITQIESNGGMNFKALHTMIHQVKSWIRTTYSWVSDFNLNRYFNEFCFRINRSQSKATIFNNLITKMVEKEKVEHHKIICN, from the coding sequence ATGAATATATTTAAAGGACAAAATCTTCTAGAGTTTGCTGATCGGTTTAAAACGGATGAAGATTGCAAGAAATACTTGGCAGATATTAAATGGAAAGATGGATTTCAATGTGTTAAATGTGGTCATAAAAAGGCTCAAATAAGAAAAGATTTTTCACGTACATGTAATATTTGTTCTCATCAAGAATCATCTACCTCAAACACACTTTTTCACAAGGTAAAGTTTGGTGTTAGAAAAGCTTTTTTTATTGTTTTTGAAATGAGTACAAGTACTAAAAGCCTTTCTGCTAGTTATGTTGCAGTTCGTTTTAGCGTAACAGAAAATACAGCCCGTTTATTTATGCTCAAAATTATAGAAGCAATGGAAAGTAGTGGAAATAGTCCTATGACTGGTATTGTTCATGTAGATGAATTTGTTTTGGGTGGACGAGAAAAAGACAAAGTAGGAAGAAGTTATAATGCTAAGAAAAAGAAAGCTATAACTGCTGTTGAACTAACTCAAGATGGAAAAGTTAAAAGAATGTATGCCATGAGAATCGAAGATTTTTCAGCTAGTTATTTGCAATATATTTTTGTGAATCATATCAGTCGAGAAGCTAAAGTGATAACCGACAAATGGAGAGGTTACAGGCCTATTGCTAAAGTTTATAATATTACTCAAATAGAAAGTAATGGTGGTATGAATTTTAAAGCACTTCATACAATGATTCATCAAGTGAAATCTTGGATAAGAACAACGTATTCTTGGGTTAGTGACTTTAATCTAAATAGATATTTTAATGAATTTTGTTTTAGAATTAATCGATCACAAAGTAAAGCAACAATATTCAATAACTTAATAACTAAAATGGTTGAAAAGGAGAAAGTAGAACATCACAAAATTATATGTAACTAA
- a CDS encoding TlpA family protein disulfide reductase: protein MNKKKGVVKNIVFVIIIGLLIIPKTRQQIQIGLQTVIAKLSPSIKKVEDAKLVSGYHWNLKDLEGNSYNLNEAKGKVILVNMWATWCPPCIAEMPSLQALYNDYGDKIEFILVSNESQDVIASFLKKKNYNFKAYSPLTVPPTTFKVKSIPRTFLLDKEGQIIIDETGAANWNSIKVRETIDKLLE, encoded by the coding sequence ATGAATAAAAAAAAAGGCGTAGTTAAGAATATAGTTTTTGTTATAATAATTGGCTTGTTAATTATTCCGAAAACAAGACAACAAATTCAAATAGGTTTACAAACAGTTATTGCAAAATTAAGCCCAAGTATTAAAAAAGTAGAGGATGCAAAGTTAGTAAGTGGTTATCATTGGAATTTAAAAGATTTAGAAGGTAATAGCTATAATTTAAATGAAGCAAAAGGAAAAGTTATATTGGTAAATATGTGGGCTACTTGGTGTCCGCCTTGTATTGCAGAAATGCCGTCACTTCAAGCATTGTATAATGATTATGGAGATAAAATTGAATTTATTTTAGTATCAAATGAATCACAAGATGTGATTGCTTCTTTTTTAAAAAAGAAAAATTATAATTTTAAAGCTTATAGCCCCTTAACAGTGCCACCAACAACTTTTAAAGTAAAAAGTATTCCAAGAACTTTTTTATTAGATAAAGAAGGTCAAATTATTATAGATGAAACTGGTGCTGCAAATTGGAATAGTATAAAGGTTAGAGAAACTATAGATAAATTGCTAGAATAA
- a CDS encoding aconitate hydratase → MAFDINMIKKVYSNVVERVDAARKLTGKPLTLSEKILYSHLWDKTADKAFVRGKDYVDFAPDRIALQDATAQMALLQFMQAGKNKVAVPTTTHCDHLIQAKNGASMDLQSALNTSNEVFNFLESVSNKYGLGFWKPGAGIIHQVVLENYAFPGGMMIGTDSHTVNAGGLGMVAIGVGGADAVDVMAGMAWELKFPKLIGVKLTGKLSGWTAPKDVILKVAGIVSAKGGTGAIVEYFGEGATSMSCTGKGTICNMGAEIGATTSTFGYDKSMERYLRATDRSDVADAANEVKEYLTGDAEVYANPEEYFDQVIEIDLSKLGPLLNGPFTPDLSTAVGADMTKAANTNDWPLKVEWGLIGSCTNSSYEDLSRASSIAQQALDKGLKMKSELGINPGSEKVRYTADRDGIISIFEKLDAKIFTNACGPCIGQWARYEDPKNAPKNSIVHSFNRNFAKRADGNPNTHAFVASPELTAAIAIAGRLDFNPITDKLINENGEEVMLDEPTGWELPPKGFEVKDDGYLAPEKDGSHVKIAVKDDSERLQLLEPFTPLGNNLTGVKLLIKAFGKCTTDHISMAGPWLRYRGHLDNISNNCLIGAVNAFGKKTNFVKNQLTGDFGGVPDTARAYKAAGIKSIVVGDHNYGEGSSREHAAMEPRHLGVAAVLVKSFARIHETNLKKQGMLGLTFNNEADYDLIQEDDTFNFLDLNEFAADKPLTIEVVHADGSKDTIIVNHTYNQGQIAWYNEGSALNLIKKENAK, encoded by the coding sequence ATGGCATTTGATATTAATATGATTAAAAAAGTGTATTCAAACGTAGTAGAACGTGTTGATGCAGCTCGTAAACTTACAGGAAAACCTTTAACTTTATCAGAAAAAATTCTGTATTCGCATTTATGGGATAAAACAGCTGATAAAGCTTTTGTTAGAGGTAAAGACTATGTAGATTTTGCACCAGATAGAATTGCATTACAAGATGCAACTGCGCAAATGGCATTACTGCAATTTATGCAAGCTGGTAAAAACAAAGTAGCAGTTCCTACAACAACGCACTGCGATCATTTAATTCAAGCTAAAAACGGTGCAAGTATGGATTTACAGTCTGCACTTAATACTAGTAATGAGGTTTTTAACTTTTTAGAATCGGTATCTAATAAATACGGATTAGGTTTTTGGAAACCCGGAGCAGGAATTATTCACCAAGTAGTTTTAGAAAATTATGCATTTCCAGGAGGAATGATGATTGGTACAGATTCTCACACAGTAAATGCTGGTGGGTTAGGTATGGTTGCAATTGGTGTTGGTGGTGCAGATGCTGTAGACGTTATGGCGGGTATGGCTTGGGAGTTAAAGTTTCCTAAATTAATAGGTGTTAAGTTAACAGGTAAATTATCTGGTTGGACAGCACCAAAAGATGTTATTTTAAAAGTAGCTGGTATTGTTTCTGCAAAAGGAGGTACAGGAGCTATTGTAGAGTATTTTGGAGAAGGAGCAACTTCTATGTCTTGTACAGGTAAAGGTACAATTTGTAACATGGGAGCAGAAATAGGAGCTACAACTTCTACTTTTGGGTATGATAAATCTATGGAGCGTTATTTACGTGCTACAGATAGAAGTGATGTTGCAGACGCTGCAAATGAAGTAAAAGAATATTTAACAGGTGATGCAGAAGTTTACGCAAACCCAGAAGAATATTTTGATCAAGTTATAGAAATTGATTTATCTAAATTAGGCCCTTTATTAAACGGACCTTTTACACCAGATTTATCTACCGCAGTAGGTGCAGATATGACCAAAGCTGCTAATACTAATGATTGGCCTTTAAAAGTAGAATGGGGCTTAATTGGTTCTTGTACAAACTCTTCTTACGAAGATTTATCGAGAGCTTCTTCAATAGCACAACAAGCGCTGGATAAAGGTTTAAAAATGAAATCGGAATTAGGGATTAATCCTGGATCTGAAAAAGTAAGATATACAGCAGATAGAGATGGTATTATTAGCATCTTCGAAAAGTTAGATGCAAAGATCTTTACAAATGCTTGTGGACCATGTATTGGGCAATGGGCTCGTTATGAGGATCCAAAAAATGCGCCTAAAAACAGTATTGTTCACTCCTTTAACAGAAACTTTGCCAAGCGTGCAGATGGTAACCCAAATACACATGCTTTTGTTGCTTCACCAGAATTAACAGCTGCTATTGCAATTGCTGGTCGTTTAGATTTTAATCCGATTACAGATAAGTTAATCAACGAAAACGGAGAAGAAGTAATGTTAGACGAACCAACAGGATGGGAATTACCTCCAAAAGGTTTTGAAGTAAAAGATGATGGTTATTTAGCACCAGAAAAAGATGGAAGTCATGTAAAAATCGCTGTAAAAGACGATTCTGAAAGATTACAATTATTAGAACCTTTTACTCCTTTAGGTAATAACTTAACAGGCGTAAAATTATTAATAAAAGCTTTTGGTAAATGTACAACAGATCATATTTCTATGGCAGGACCATGGTTACGTTACAGAGGTCATTTAGATAATATTTCTAACAACTGTTTAATTGGAGCAGTAAATGCTTTTGGTAAGAAAACAAATTTTGTTAAAAATCAATTAACAGGAGATTTTGGAGGTGTACCAGATACGGCACGAGCTTATAAGGCTGCAGGTATAAAATCTATTGTTGTTGGAGATCATAATTATGGTGAAGGTTCTTCTAGAGAACATGCTGCAATGGAGCCTAGACATTTAGGTGTTGCCGCTGTTTTAGTAAAATCTTTTGCGCGTATTCATGAAACAAACTTAAAGAAACAAGGAATGTTAGGGTTAACATTTAATAATGAAGCAGATTACGATTTAATTCAAGAAGATGATACATTCAACTTTTTAGATTTAAATGAATTTGCAGCAGACAAACCTTTAACTATTGAAGTGGTGCATGCAGACGGTTCTAAAGATACAATCATTGTAAATCATACCTATAACCAAGGCCAGATAGCATGGTATAATGAAGGTTCTGCATTAAACTTAATTAAAAAAGAGAACGCAAAATAA